From the Rhinolophus sinicus isolate RSC01 linkage group LG02, ASM3656204v1, whole genome shotgun sequence genome, one window contains:
- the LOC109450662 gene encoding calmodulin-alpha, with protein MERLPPELCPHTDAASSQPLVPSSDRSPSSWLAASNMAEELSKEQVADFKAAFNRFDKDGDGTINVQELGDVMRTLGQNPSEAELKDIIARVDTDGDGAISFQEFLAEMVKRMKSWGGEQDMKEVFRAFDLDGDGHITVDELKKAMAQVGEKLSQEELEAMIKEADVDQDGKVNYEEFARMLTEK; from the coding sequence ATGGAAAGGCTGCCACCTGAGCTCTGCCCTCACACCGACGCAGCCTCATCCCAGCCGCTGGTCCCCAGCTCTGACAGGAGCCCTTCGAGCTGGTTGGCAGCAAGTAACATGGCGGAGGAGCTGTCTAAAGAGCAGGTGGCCGACTTCAAGGCGGCCTTCAACCGGTTTGACAAGGACGGGGACGGTACCATCAACGTGCAGGAGCTGGGCGACGTCATGCGGACCCTGGGCCAGAACCCGTCAGAGGCAGAGCTGAAGGACATCATCGCCCGGGTGGACACCGACGGTGACGGGGCCATCAGCTTCCAAGAGTTCCTGGCGGAGATGGTCAAGAGGATGAAGTCCTGGGGCGGCGAGCAGGACATGAAGGAAGTCTTCCGCGCCTTCGACCTGGACGGCGACGGACACATCACCGTGGACGAGCTCAAGAAGGCCATGGCCCAGGTGGGGGAGAAGCTCTCCCAGGAGGAGCTGGAGGCCATGATCAAGGAGGCGGACGTGGACCAGGACGGGAAGGTGAACTACGAGGAGTTTGCACGCATGCTCACCGAGAAGTGA